ACTCTTCGCGGGCGACGCCTTCATGGGCGGGAGCGATACCACCCTCGTCGCGCCGCCGGAGGGCGACCTGGCGGCGTACATGAAGATGCTGGACCGGGTGGGCGAGCTCGCGCCCTCCGTCATCCTCCCCGCGCACGGCCCGCCGATCGATGACCCGGCCGCGGCGGTGGAGCGCTACCGGGCGCACCGGCTGCAGCGCATCGAGCAGGTGGTGCGTGCGTTGCGTGCCTCCGGCCCCGCGCGCCCCGCGGAGATCCTGGACGCGGTGTACGGCGCCGCGCTCCACCCCGGCCTGCGGGTGGCCGCCGAGGGGTCGCTGCACGCCATCCTCGCCTACCTGCGCGCCGCGGACCGCGTCCGCGAACTGCCGGGCGACACCTACACACTGACGGATCGATGAACGACACCGCCCTCGCCGCCGCGCTGGATCGCATCCGCCCGGAGACGATCGACGCGCACCTGCGCTTCCTCTCGCACCGTCTGCTGGAGGGGCGCGCTCCCGGCACGCGCGGCGGCACCCTGGCGATGGAGTACATCCGCGCGCAGTTCCAGCGCATCGGCCTGCAACCCGTCGCCGGCTCGCACCTCCAGACGGTGCCGATGATCGGGATGAACCCGCACCCCACCCTCGCCTTCCACCACGCGGAGGGCGGCACGGACACGCCCGCCTTCGAAGACGAGTTCGTGCTGGAGGCAGGGGTGCCGCGGGAGGATGTGAGCGTGGATGCGGAGGTGGTGTACGTCGGCTACGGCATCCACGCGCCCGAGCACGATTGGGACGACTACAAGGGTGTGGACGTGCGCGGCAAGGTGCTGCTGATGCGCGTCAACGATCCGGGGAACGAGGAGACGCCGGGGTTCTTTGGCGGCAAGGCGCTCACCTACTACGGGCGCTGGACGTACAAGTACGAGGAAGCCGCCCGTCGTGGTGCAGCCGGCGCGCTCCTGATCCACACGGACGAGTCCGCCGGCTACGGCTGGAACGTGGTGCGCACCTCCAACACGGGCGAGCAGTTCGACATCGCGGGCGATCCCGAGTTCCCCCTCCCCGTGCGCGGCTGGCTCTCGTGGAAGACGGCGGAGCGTGTGATGGCCGCCGCCGGGCACGCGCTGCCGGGGCTGATCGAAGCCTCCGAATCGCGCGGCTTCCGCCCCGTCTCCACCGGGATCCGCGCCCGTGCGCACGTGCGCAGCGATGTCCACGAGGTGCACACCGCCAACGTCGTTGGCCTGCTGCCTGGCGGCGATCCGGCGCGCGAGAACGAGCCCGTCCTCCTCACCTCGCACTACGACCATCTGGGCACGCGGCTCGGCGAGCACGGCGCGACGCTGGTGTACCACGGCGCGTACGACAACGCCAGCGGGGTGGCGCTCCTCCTCACCATCGCCGAGGCGGCCGCGGCGATGCCCGAGCGCCTCTCCCGCCCGCTCCTCTTCATCGCCACGACGGCGGAGGAGTCGGGGCTGCTGGGCGCCGAGTGGTACGCGCGCCACCCCCTGTTCCCGCTCTCCACCACGGCGGCGGCGCTGAACATGGACGGCGCCAACCTGCACGGCCGCACGGAGGACATCGCCCCGCTCGGCGCCGACCGCTCCGCCCTGGGCGACATCGCGCAGCGCGCCGCCGAGGCCGAGGGGATGCGCCTGGCCCCCGACGCGCACCCGGAGCAGGGGATGTTCTTTCGCCAGGACCACTTCCCCCTGGCCCGCGCCGGCGTCCCCGCCCTGGCGATGGACCACGGCCTCGCCTACGAGGGCCGCCCCGAGGGCTGGGGACACCGGGTGCTGGAGGAGTTCATCCGCGAGCACTACCACCAGCCCTCCGACGCCTACCGCGACGACTTCGACTACGGCGGCGCCGTGCAGCAGGCCCGCGTCATCCTCCGCACCGCCGCCGAGTGCGCCTCGATGGACGAGCTGCCGCAGTGGAATGACGGGGTGGAGTTCAGGCGGGCCCTCACCCCCCCGACCCCCCTCTCCCGATAACAGGAGAGGCTGGCGCCTCTGTTATCGAGAGAGGGGGGAGGTTTGACGGGGGGGCTGGCACGCCCTGTCCGACGCCCGCGCACAGATTCCGTAGGGGCGCGATTCATCGCGCCCGCCCTCCGCGTTCCTCGAACCTCGTGTAACGCAATGAGATCCCGTAGGGGCAGACCTGCGTGTCTGCCCTCCCTCGCCGCGCACCACGATCCCCGCCCCTGCGCACAGATCCCGTAGGGGCCGCCCC
The nucleotide sequence above comes from Longimicrobium sp.. Encoded proteins:
- a CDS encoding MBL fold metallo-hydrolase yields the protein MIRTLLVPNPSPMTLDGTRTFIVGRVVIDPGPDDAAHLDAIERALDGAAPAAILLTHAHTDHSAAALPLARRTGAPVMMSRGALHSPLRDADVARWLADEDEVEAEGGTLRAIATPGHAPEHLAFLWNGDTLFAGDAFMGGSDTTLVAPPEGDLAAYMKMLDRVGELAPSVILPAHGPPIDDPAAAVERYRAHRLQRIEQVVRALRASGPARPAEILDAVYGAALHPGLRVAAEGSLHAILAYLRAADRVRELPGDTYTLTDR
- a CDS encoding M28 family peptidase, with the translated sequence MNDTALAAALDRIRPETIDAHLRFLSHRLLEGRAPGTRGGTLAMEYIRAQFQRIGLQPVAGSHLQTVPMIGMNPHPTLAFHHAEGGTDTPAFEDEFVLEAGVPREDVSVDAEVVYVGYGIHAPEHDWDDYKGVDVRGKVLLMRVNDPGNEETPGFFGGKALTYYGRWTYKYEEAARRGAAGALLIHTDESAGYGWNVVRTSNTGEQFDIAGDPEFPLPVRGWLSWKTAERVMAAAGHALPGLIEASESRGFRPVSTGIRARAHVRSDVHEVHTANVVGLLPGGDPARENEPVLLTSHYDHLGTRLGEHGATLVYHGAYDNASGVALLLTIAEAAAAMPERLSRPLLFIATTAEESGLLGAEWYARHPLFPLSTTAAALNMDGANLHGRTEDIAPLGADRSALGDIAQRAAEAEGMRLAPDAHPEQGMFFRQDHFPLARAGVPALAMDHGLAYEGRPEGWGHRVLEEFIREHYHQPSDAYRDDFDYGGAVQQARVILRTAAECASMDELPQWNDGVEFRRALTPPTPLSR